From Buchnera aphidicola (Nurudea shiraii), the proteins below share one genomic window:
- the fliN gene encoding flagellar motor switch protein FliN, protein MNLEKPIQNSNNLNFVIDIPVDVTIELGKIEVSIKDLLNLSKGSILSLNKYSGEPLNILVNKFIIAKGELVIVEERYGIRITSIVDNSHVLDITN, encoded by the coding sequence ATGAATTTAGAAAAACCTATACAAAATTCAAATAATTTAAACTTTGTTATCGATATTCCAGTAGATGTTACTATTGAGTTAGGTAAGATAGAGGTATCAATTAAAGATCTTTTAAATTTAAGTAAAGGTTCTATATTATCTTTAAATAAATATTCAGGAGAACCGTTAAATATATTAGTAAACAAATTTATTATTGCTAAAGGAGAATTAGTTATTGTAGAAGAAAGATATGGAATTCGTATTACTAGTATTGTTGATAATTCGCATGTTTTAGATATTACGAATTAA
- the fliO gene encoding flagellar biosynthetic protein FliO — protein MENMFQFTFKNAIFSKMGVLFFKIIVILLILIWILRKIGIEKKIINNTSIKILEKVSIGSGESIVIVNLKEIRLVVGVTSKNISLLYTLPPVKNEKY, from the coding sequence ATGGAAAATATGTTTCAATTTACTTTTAAGAATGCAATTTTTTCAAAAATGGGAGTTCTTTTTTTTAAAATAATTGTAATTTTATTAATATTAATTTGGATATTAAGAAAAATTGGTATTGAAAAAAAAATTATAAATAATACATCTATAAAAATTTTAGAAAAAGTGTCAATTGGATCTGGAGAAAGCATCGTCATTGTTAATTTAAAAGAAATTAGATTAGTAGTCGGTGTAACTTCAAAAAATATTTCTCTTTTGTATACGTTGCCTCCGGTAAAAAATGAGAAATATTAG
- the fliP gene encoding flagellar type III secretion system pore protein FliP (The bacterial flagellar biogenesis protein FliP forms a type III secretion system (T3SS)-type pore required for flagellar assembly.) — protein MIFRMILLFLLLFSPVESANISNFSMHSLQHEVENWSLPLQMMIFLTLLTFITPIVLMMTSFSRIIIVFSLLRNALGTPYSPPNQILLGLSLFLTFFIMAPVFDKIYQDAYLPFSEDKISISSALSKGIQPLHEFMINQTRTNDLAFFSKLANISSFSSKREVPMRVLLPSFVTSELKTAFQIGFTIFIPFLIIDLVVASVLMALGMMMVPPSTISLPFKLMLFVLVDGWKLLIASLTQSFFH, from the coding sequence ATGATTTTTCGAATGATATTATTGTTTTTATTATTGTTTTCTCCTGTAGAAAGTGCAAATATTTCTAATTTTTCTATGCATTCTTTACAACATGAGGTAGAAAATTGGTCTCTTCCGTTACAAATGATGATTTTTTTAACATTGTTGACATTTATCACTCCTATTGTATTGATGATGACTAGTTTTTCTAGAATCATTATTGTGTTTAGTTTACTACGAAATGCTTTGGGAACTCCATATTCTCCTCCTAATCAAATTTTACTAGGTTTATCTTTATTTTTAACTTTTTTTATTATGGCTCCAGTATTTGATAAAATTTACCAAGATGCTTATTTACCATTTAGTGAAGATAAGATTAGTATTAGTTCAGCTCTGTCAAAAGGTATTCAACCTCTTCATGAATTTATGATTAATCAGACTCGTACAAATGATTTGGCTTTTTTTTCAAAATTGGCTAATATTTCTAGCTTTTCAAGTAAAAGAGAAGTTCCAATGCGTGTTTTATTACCTTCTTTTGTTACTAGCGAATTAAAAACAGCTTTTCAAATTGGGTTTACTATTTTTATACCGTTTTTAATAATTGATCTAGTAGTAGCTAGTGTTCTTATGGCTTTAGGGATGATGATGGTACCTCCTTCAACAATATCATTACCTTTTAAGTTAATGCTATTTGTGTTAGTAGATGGATGGAAATTATTAATTGCTTCTTTAACTCAAAGTTTTTTTCATTAA
- the fliQ gene encoding flagellar biosynthesis protein FliQ, with the protein MTVESVMTLFQEAMKVALMLASPLLLTALCSGLIISILQAATQINEQTLSFIPKIITVLLSITIFGPWMLALIIDYTRSLFNNLSFITN; encoded by the coding sequence ATGACAGTAGAATCTGTAATGACTCTTTTTCAAGAAGCAATGAAAGTAGCTTTAATGCTTGCTTCTCCTTTATTGTTAACTGCATTATGTAGTGGTTTAATTATTAGTATCTTACAAGCTGCTACCCAAATAAATGAACAAACTTTATCATTTATTCCTAAAATTATTACAGTTTTATTATCTATCACAATTTTTGGTCCATGGATGCTTGCTTTAATCATAGATTATACTCGATCTTTGTTCAATAATTTATCTTTTATAACAAATTAA
- the fliR gene encoding flagellar biosynthetic protein FliR has product MINFNVNDLIFTFYNFLFLVVRVLSFVIVAPLFGDSSIPKKIKLFFSFVISWCFTFFVPITNLNLLSIDGFLVLIEQIIIGTSLGFIVQLMFSTIKISGEIISFQMGLSFSSLIDWNTHSNISVLSRLLYMFLLLLFLEFNGHLWMISVLFDVFLKIPIQIVEFDSSSFFKILIISKFIFVDGLMLVFPMVIIQLMLNVSMGILNRIASQISIFSVGFSLTLLIGMYIFYLFIPIFPLIYNDIFNRVVFSLSVFLKTYL; this is encoded by the coding sequence ATGATAAATTTTAATGTTAATGATTTAATATTTACTTTTTATAATTTTTTATTTTTAGTAGTTCGCGTGTTATCTTTTGTTATTGTTGCTCCATTATTTGGAGATAGTTCTATTCCTAAAAAAATTAAATTATTTTTTTCATTTGTTATTAGTTGGTGTTTTACATTTTTTGTTCCTATAACAAATTTAAATTTATTATCTATAGATGGGTTTTTAGTATTAATAGAGCAAATAATTATTGGTACTTCTTTAGGATTTATTGTGCAATTGATGTTTTCTACAATAAAGATATCTGGAGAAATTATAAGTTTTCAAATGGGTTTATCGTTTTCGTCTCTGATAGATTGGAATACTCATTCCAATATATCTGTTTTATCTCGTCTTCTTTATATGTTTTTGTTACTTTTGTTTTTAGAATTCAATGGTCATCTTTGGATGATATCGGTATTATTTGATGTATTTTTGAAAATTCCCATTCAAATAGTGGAGTTTGATTCAAGTTCATTTTTTAAAATTTTAATAATTTCAAAGTTTATATTCGTTGATGGTCTTATGCTAGTATTTCCAATGGTCATAATTCAGTTAATGTTAAATGTTTCTATGGGTATTTTAAACAGAATCGCTTCTCAAATTTCTATTTTTTCTGTTGGGTTTTCTTTAACTTTACTGATAGGAATGTATATTTTTTATTTATTCATTCCCATATTTCCTCTTATTTATAATGATATATTTAATCGTGTAGTATTTTCGTTATCTGTGTTTTTGAAGACATATCTATAA
- the rpmG gene encoding 50S ribosomal protein L33, whose translation MSKSSRNKIKLTSSSGSKHYYTTTKNKKTVTKKLKLKKYDPIIKKHVWYQEEKIK comes from the coding sequence ATGTCAAAAAGTTCTCGAAATAAAATTAAACTAACGTCTTCATCAGGTAGTAAACATTACTACACCACAACAAAAAATAAAAAAACTGTAACTAAAAAGTTAAAATTAAAAAAATATGATCCTATTATTAAAAAACATGTATGGTATCAAGAAGAAAAAATAAAATAG
- the rpmB gene encoding 50S ribosomal protein L28, giving the protein MSKVCQITGKKPMIGNHRSHAMNATKRRFFPNLHLHKFWDTKKNRFISLKVSAKGMRCMDKLGIDRVLKNTLLLKKRAYKHVKKFSK; this is encoded by the coding sequence ATGTCAAAAGTTTGTCAGATAACTGGGAAAAAACCAATGATTGGAAATCATCGATCACATGCTATGAACGCTACTAAAAGGCGATTTTTTCCAAATTTACATTTACATAAATTTTGGGACACAAAAAAAAATAGATTTATATCATTAAAAGTATCTGCAAAAGGAATGCGATGCATGGATAAATTAGGAATTGATAGGGTTTTAAAAAATACACTACTACTTAAAAAAAGAGCGTACAAACATGTCAAAAAGTTCTCGAAATAA
- the ppa gene encoding inorganic diphosphatase, translating to MNIKQISSGKHIPYNINVIIEISSHSYPVKYEINKDSGCLFVDRFIPTSMFYPCNYGFINKTLSSDGDPIDVLVHSPHPIIPNSIIQCRPIGILKMIDESGTDNKIIAIPNINICPEYSHIKNINHFPNMLKRKIIHFFKHYKDLEENKWVKIIGWEEKDSAYKEILSSLKK from the coding sequence ATGAATATAAAACAAATATCTTCTGGAAAACATATCCCATATAATATAAACGTAATTATTGAAATTTCATCACATTCATATCCAGTAAAATACGAAATAAACAAAGATTCAGGATGTTTATTTGTAGACAGATTTATTCCTACTTCTATGTTTTATCCTTGTAATTATGGATTTATTAATAAAACTTTATCTTCTGATGGAGATCCTATAGATGTCTTGGTGCATTCTCCACATCCTATAATACCTAATTCAATAATACAGTGTAGACCAATAGGGATTTTAAAAATGATAGACGAATCTGGAACAGACAATAAAATTATAGCTATTCCTAATATAAATATTTGTCCAGAGTACTCTCATATAAAAAATATAAATCATTTTCCAAATATGCTAAAAAGAAAAATCATACATTTTTTTAAACATTACAAAGATCTGGAAGAAAATAAATGGGTCAAGATAATAGGATGGGAAGAAAAAGATAGTGCATATAAAGAAATTTTATCTTCTTTAAAAAAATAA
- the pmbA gene encoding metalloprotease PmbA: MKVQHNFFLKNKEIKNIIEYILSFVKTRLATAEVLVSHNVGVNFGIRNKNIDHVEFNNNNFLKITIYKNNRTSTVSSTNFNISEVNKIINFSIDSIDYTSVDVYSGLPDLELLAIGNLEDLNLYHYWKWDINHITNLMLEGEQEAFKIDKRIINTEGSNFSSCMSMIVFGNSHGMLESYNTTLYSMSNCMISKENDDMQRDMSYTISRDINELVSFKKIGVQASKKSLSRLCSKKLSSRSSPIIFSSELASDFFSYLSQAINGYHVYNQSTFLSNSLEQKIFPHWLSIEERSDIKKGLGSKCFDSEGVRTFSKMIVQDGFLKTWLLNSYSARKMNLVSTANSGGIHNWLVLGISNMNLNELLMLMYKGILITELLGNGLNLITGDYSCGAAGFWIERGCIQYPVSEITISGNLKDMFKNIISIGCDIDKRHKILSGSILLPSIQISGL; encoded by the coding sequence ATGAAAGTACAACATAATTTTTTTTTAAAAAATAAAGAAATTAAAAATATTATTGAATATATACTTAGTTTCGTTAAAACTCGATTAGCTACTGCTGAAGTATTGGTATCTCATAATGTAGGTGTTAATTTTGGAATAAGGAACAAAAATATTGATCATGTTGAATTTAATAATAATAATTTTTTAAAAATTACGATTTATAAAAACAATAGGACAAGTACAGTTTCATCTACAAATTTTAATATATCTGAAGTTAATAAAATAATTAACTTTTCTATAGATTCCATCGATTATACTTCTGTAGATGTATATTCAGGTTTACCTGATTTAGAATTATTGGCAATCGGGAATTTAGAGGATCTTAATTTATATCATTATTGGAAATGGGATATAAATCACATTACTAATTTGATGTTAGAAGGTGAACAAGAAGCTTTTAAAATAGATAAAAGAATTATTAATACGGAAGGATCTAATTTTAGTAGTTGTATGAGTATGATAGTTTTTGGAAATAGTCATGGTATGTTAGAAAGTTATAATACTACTTTATATTCTATGTCTAATTGTATGATTTCTAAAGAAAATGACGATATGCAAAGAGATATGTCTTATACAATTTCAAGAGATATTAATGAATTAGTATCTTTTAAGAAGATAGGAGTGCAAGCTTCTAAAAAATCTTTATCTAGATTGTGTTCTAAAAAACTTTCTTCGAGAAGTAGTCCTATTATTTTTTCTTCAGAGCTTGCTTCAGATTTTTTTTCTTATTTATCGCAAGCTATCAATGGTTATCATGTATATAATCAATCTACATTTTTATCAAACAGTTTAGAACAAAAAATTTTTCCTCATTGGTTAAGTATTGAAGAGCGCTCTGATATAAAAAAAGGATTGGGATCAAAATGTTTTGATTCGGAAGGTGTTCGAACATTTTCTAAAATGATAGTTCAAGATGGTTTTTTAAAAACATGGTTGTTAAATAGTTATTCGGCTAGAAAAATGAATTTAGTTAGTACTGCAAATTCCGGAGGAATTCATAACTGGTTAGTGTTAGGTATTTCTAATATGAATTTAAACGAATTGTTAATGTTGATGTATAAAGGCATTTTAATAACAGAATTATTAGGTAATGGATTAAATTTAATTACAGGGGATTATTCGTGTGGAGCAGCTGGATTTTGGATAGAAAGAGGTTGCATACAATATCCTGTTAGTGAAATTACAATTTCTGGAAATTTAAAAGACATGTTTAAAAATATAATATCTATAGGATGTGATATTGATAAAAGGCATAAAATATTGTCAGGATCAATTTTATTACCTTCTATTCAAATATCTGGTTTGTAA
- a CDS encoding beta-ketoacyl synthase N-terminal-like domain-containing protein: MKRVVITGLGIVSSIGNNKSEVLYSLLHVKSGISFSEEMKQYGMRSHVCGNIKLDTSQCIDRKIMRFMNNASIYSYVSMDEAIRDSKLTPRIYQKNSRVGIIVGSSSGSFRYRVSKTNGLQNKLKTIGPYAVIKSMFSNISACLSTVFKIYGVNYSISSACSSSAHCIGNAMELIQIGKQDIVFAGGGEEISVELACAFDAMGALSTRYNFNPIVSSRAFDIHRDGFVISGGAGIVVLEELNFALSRSARIYAEIIGYGASSDGSDMVIPSGKGVVRCMNLAMKDIDKVSIDYINVHGTSTKLGDLIELSAIKDVFSGFNLPIISSTKSITGHALGASGVQEIIYSILMLQNSFLVPSINIIKLDPKARNSNILTNILKKNISIIMSNSLGFGGTNVSLVIKRY, translated from the coding sequence ATGAAAAGGGTTGTTATTACTGGATTAGGAATTGTTTCTAGTATTGGAAATAATAAATCAGAAGTATTGTATTCATTATTACATGTTAAATCAGGTATTTCATTTTCGGAAGAAATGAAACAGTATGGAATGCGTAGTCATGTATGTGGGAATATAAAACTAGATACTTCACAATGTATAGATCGTAAAATTATGCGATTTATGAATAATGCATCAATATATTCTTATGTATCTATGGATGAAGCTATTAGAGACTCTAAGTTAACTCCTAGAATATATCAAAAAAATTCTAGAGTTGGAATAATTGTTGGATCTAGTTCAGGATCTTTTAGATATCGGGTAAGTAAAACTAATGGTTTACAAAATAAGTTAAAAACTATTGGCCCTTATGCGGTAATTAAATCTATGTTTTCCAATATATCTGCTTGTTTATCTACTGTGTTTAAAATATATGGAGTAAATTATTCTATCAGTTCAGCGTGTTCTAGTTCTGCTCACTGTATAGGAAATGCAATGGAACTTATACAAATTGGAAAACAAGATATAGTGTTCGCTGGCGGAGGTGAAGAAATTAGTGTAGAGTTGGCTTGTGCATTTGATGCTATGGGGGCACTGTCAACTCGTTATAATTTTAATCCTATTGTTTCATCTAGAGCATTTGATATACATCGAGATGGATTTGTAATTTCTGGTGGAGCAGGTATAGTAGTTTTAGAAGAATTAAATTTTGCATTATCTCGATCTGCTCGAATATATGCAGAAATTATTGGATATGGTGCATCTTCTGATGGATCTGATATGGTTATACCTTCAGGGAAAGGAGTAGTGCGATGTATGAATTTAGCGATGAAAGATATAGATAAAGTGTCTATTGATTATATAAATGTACATGGCACATCTACTAAATTAGGTGATTTAATAGAATTAAGTGCTATTAAAGATGTTTTTAGTGGTTTTAATTTGCCAATTATTTCATCGACTAAATCTATTACTGGACATGCTTTAGGTGCCTCAGGAGTACAAGAAATAATTTATAGTATATTAATGCTACAGAATAGTTTTTTAGTTCCAAGTATTAATATTATAAAACTAGATCCTAAAGCTAGAAATAGTAATATATTAACTAATATTTTAAAAAAAAATATTTCTATTATTATGTCAAATAGTCTTGGATTTGGGGGTACTAATGTATCTTTAGTCATAAAAAGATATTAA